The Euphorbia lathyris chromosome 2, ddEupLath1.1, whole genome shotgun sequence genome includes a window with the following:
- the LOC136220060 gene encoding universal stress protein PHOS32 encodes MERRVGVAVDFSPCSKKALKWAVDNIVRNGDHLIIIDVRPEGNYEQGEMQLWEVTGSPLIPLHEFSDPLIMKKYGVKPDAETLDILNTAANQKEIVVVTKIFWGDPREKICEAIDKIPLSCLVIGNRGLGTIKRAIMGSVSNYVVNNGTCPVTVVKQNDHET; translated from the exons ATGGAGAGAAGAGTCGGAGTGGCCGTGGATTTCTCGCCGTGCAGCAAGAAAGCTTTGAAATGGGCGGTGGATAACATCGTCCGTAACGGTGATCATCTGATAATCATTGATGTTCGCCCTGAAGGAAACTACGAGCAAGGAGAGATGCAGCTCTGGGAAGTCACCGGTTcac CTTTAATTCCTCTACATGAGTTTTCTGATCCGTTAATTATGAAGAAGTATGGTGTGAAGCCTGATGCAGAAACCCTAGATATTTTAAACACCGCTGCTAATcagaaagag ATTGTTGTTGTTACGAAGATTTTCTGGGGTGATCCACGCGAGAAAATTTGTGAAGCTATTGATAAGATTCCTTTGAGTTGCCTTGTTATCGGAAACAGAGGACTTGGCACAATTAAGAG GGCTATAATGGGCAGTGTAAGTAACTATGTGGTGAATAATGGAACTTGCCCTGTTACAGTTGTGAAGCAGAATGATCATGAAACTTAG